The Chryseobacterium shigense region TATGGCCAATACAAGAGGATCAAGAGGAAAAGGCAGTGACCTGAACATCAGGGGAGATATTTCATTGAGAGACAGTAAAACATCCATCATGAATATCCTGTTGAACGATTCACAGATCACAGGAGGACAGAAACTGATGAATATAAAACTTTCGGCAGACTATAACGTCTCTGAAAATCTCAACCTGAGAGTATTCTATGAACAGATGACCTCCAAGTATAAAATATCGACAGCGTTCCCGCTGTCTACCATTAGAGCAGGTCTGTCTGCAACGTTCACCTTTGGTGACTCAGGCGGCGGTTTCTAAATAAAATAAAATGAACCTGAAATGTCCTTCAATTTTGAAGGACATTTTTTATATCCGATATTTGAACCTACTGTTATTTTGAATACATTTGTACAAAATAAAAATTAAAATGAATACACCATCAGAATTAAAGTACACGAAAGATCACGAATGGATCAAGATTGAAGGCAATGTGGCTACAATCGGTATTACAGATTTCGCACAGGGAGAGCTTGGCGATATCGTATATGTAGATGTGGATACTGTAGATGATGATCTTGAAGGAGGAGCTGTTTTCGGAAGTGTAGAAGCAGTGAAGACTGTTTCAGATTTATTCCTGCCTATAGCTGGAAAAGTTATTGAATTTAATTCAGAATTGGAAGATCAGCCCGAACTGTTAAATACAGATCCTTATGGAAACGGATGGATCATTAAATTAGAAATTGCTGATGGT contains the following coding sequences:
- the gcvH gene encoding glycine cleavage system protein GcvH, translated to MNTPSELKYTKDHEWIKIEGNVATIGITDFAQGELGDIVYVDVDTVDDDLEGGAVFGSVEAVKTVSDLFLPIAGKVIEFNSELEDQPELLNTDPYGNGWIIKLEIADGADHSELLTAEEYQAVIG